Proteins encoded within one genomic window of Aestuariirhabdus haliotis:
- a CDS encoding amino acid ABC transporter permease, whose product MLHNDQKLPDLPAPISSTGPIGWLRENLFDSWVNSVMTVIAVYFIATTIGPLLNWAFFSADFLGDSKDSCTSDGACWVFVTVRINQFIYGFYPEAEIWRINILFGMFALLIAALVIERTPHRGWIALFTLTIFPIIAFYLLYGDAFGLEKVETHKWGGLMLTLVLAVVGIVAALPFGILLALGRRSHMPVARSFCTIFIEVWRGVPLISVLFMASVMFPLFIPEEMSFDKLLRALIGIVMFQSAYMAEVIRGGLQAIPKGQYEAGEAMGLSYWKLMGLIILPQALKIVIPGIVNTFIALFKDTSLVLIIGLFDVLATVQAAITDPAWPRVSTEGYVFVAFVFWVFCFSMSRYSQSIERKLNTGHR is encoded by the coding sequence ATGTTGCATAACGATCAAAAACTTCCCGATCTTCCAGCCCCGATATCATCGACCGGGCCTATTGGTTGGTTGCGAGAAAACCTGTTTGATAGCTGGGTGAACTCGGTCATGACGGTGATTGCGGTTTACTTTATCGCGACCACAATAGGGCCGTTGTTGAACTGGGCCTTTTTTAGCGCCGATTTCCTGGGTGACAGCAAAGATTCCTGCACCAGCGATGGTGCTTGCTGGGTCTTTGTCACCGTGCGGATTAACCAGTTTATTTATGGTTTTTATCCCGAAGCTGAAATCTGGCGAATCAATATTCTGTTTGGCATGTTTGCGCTGTTGATTGCCGCGCTGGTGATTGAGCGTACCCCCCACCGAGGATGGATTGCCCTGTTCACCCTGACTATTTTCCCGATCATTGCCTTCTATCTGTTGTACGGTGATGCTTTTGGTTTGGAAAAGGTTGAGACCCACAAATGGGGTGGCTTGATGTTGACCCTGGTACTGGCGGTTGTCGGTATTGTGGCAGCATTGCCCTTTGGTATTTTGTTGGCACTCGGGCGCCGCTCTCATATGCCGGTGGCTCGCAGTTTCTGCACCATCTTTATCGAAGTATGGCGTGGGGTGCCATTGATCTCAGTGCTCTTTATGGCATCGGTCATGTTCCCTCTGTTTATTCCGGAAGAGATGTCTTTCGATAAACTGCTGCGCGCCTTGATTGGTATTGTGATGTTCCAGTCGGCCTATATGGCCGAAGTAATTCGTGGTGGTTTGCAAGCCATTCCGAAGGGCCAGTATGAAGCTGGTGAAGCCATGGGCTTGAGCTATTGGAAACTGATGGGGCTGATTATCCTGCCTCAGGCGTTGAAGATTGTTATCCCGGGTATTGTGAATACCTTTATTGCCCTGTTTAAGGATACGTCTCTGGTACTGATCATCGGATTGTTCGATGTGCTGGCAACGGTTCAGGCTGCGATTACTGACCCGGCCTGGCCGCGAGTCTCTACCGAAGGTTATGTGTTTGTTGCGTTTGTTTTCTGGGTATTCTGTTTCAGTATGTCCCGTTACAGTCAATCCATTGAACGCAAACTCAACACCGGCCACCGCTAG
- a CDS encoding amino acid ABC transporter ATP-binding protein: MIELKGVNKWYGDFHVLKDINLKVFKGERIVVCGPSGSGKSTMIRCINRLEEHQKGEIVVSGTPLTNDLKNIEAIRKEVGMCFQHFNLFPHLTVLENCCLAPIWVRKMARDEAEAVAMKYLERVQIAEQALKFPGQLSGGQQQRVAIARSLCMSPQIMLFDEPTSALDPEMVKEVLDTMVELAEDGMTMICVTHEMGFAKTVANRVIFMDAGQVIEENEPNEFFENPQSERTQLFLSQILQH, from the coding sequence ATGATTGAGCTTAAAGGTGTTAACAAATGGTACGGCGATTTCCATGTCCTCAAGGACATTAACCTTAAAGTATTCAAAGGTGAACGTATCGTTGTCTGTGGTCCATCGGGTTCTGGTAAGTCCACCATGATTCGTTGCATCAATCGTCTGGAAGAGCACCAGAAAGGTGAGATCGTTGTCTCTGGTACGCCATTAACCAACGATTTGAAAAATATCGAGGCGATTCGTAAGGAAGTGGGTATGTGCTTTCAGCACTTTAACCTGTTTCCTCATTTGACCGTTTTGGAAAACTGTTGCCTGGCACCAATCTGGGTCCGCAAGATGGCTCGGGATGAAGCCGAAGCGGTTGCGATGAAGTATCTGGAGCGAGTTCAGATTGCCGAACAAGCGCTGAAGTTTCCTGGCCAGCTATCAGGCGGTCAGCAGCAACGTGTGGCCATTGCCCGAAGCCTGTGCATGAGCCCTCAGATTATGCTGTTTGATGAGCCTACCTCTGCGCTCGATCCTGAAATGGTCAAGGAAGTGCTCGATACCATGGTAGAGTTGGCAGAAGATGGTATGACCATGATCTGTGTCACTCACGAGATGGGCTTCGCCAAAACTGTTGCTAACCGGGTTATCTTTATGGATGCCGGTCAGGTGATTGAAGAAAATGAACCTAACGAGTTCTTTGAGAATCCTCAATCAGAACGTACCCAGCTGTTCTTGAGCCAGATTCTCCAGCACTAG
- a CDS encoding cupin domain-containing protein, producing the protein MLNMKFDQRVVIATRQQQWQSSPAKGVWRIPLAREEAERGHATSVVKYDPGASFSSHQHPLGEEILVLEGVFSDENGDFGPGTYLRNPPGTQHAPFSNQGCTLLVKLHQFLADDTAQICIDTSNSEWLPGQGNLQVMPLHHHGHEQVALVKWPAGEIFQPHRHFGGEEIFVLSGEFCDEHGRYGSGSWIRSPHMSQHHPYVEQETIIWVKTGHLA; encoded by the coding sequence ATGCTCAACATGAAATTTGATCAACGTGTCGTTATTGCTACCCGTCAACAACAGTGGCAATCCAGCCCGGCAAAAGGTGTGTGGCGAATACCTCTGGCTCGAGAAGAAGCCGAGCGAGGTCACGCAACCAGTGTCGTTAAGTACGATCCCGGTGCGTCTTTTTCATCGCACCAACACCCTCTTGGTGAAGAGATCCTGGTGCTTGAAGGGGTTTTCTCGGACGAAAATGGGGATTTTGGTCCTGGTACCTACCTGCGCAATCCACCTGGCACTCAACATGCTCCTTTTAGCAACCAGGGCTGCACCTTGCTGGTTAAACTGCATCAGTTTTTAGCCGACGATACTGCCCAGATTTGTATCGATACGAGCAATAGCGAATGGCTGCCCGGGCAAGGTAATCTTCAGGTGATGCCATTACATCATCATGGCCATGAGCAGGTTGCGCTGGTTAAATGGCCCGCAGGAGAAATTTTTCAGCCACATCGACACTTCGGCGGTGAGGAAATTTTTGTCCTAAGCGGAGAGTTTTGTGATGAGCACGGACGCTATGGCAGCGGTAGCTGGATTCGAAGCCCACATATGAGTCAACATCATCCTTACGTTGAACAAGAGACTATAATCTGGGTAAAAACGGGCCATCTAGCTTAA
- a CDS encoding methyl-accepting chemotaxis protein, which produces MSGINDFSFRVKMAVPIAILAIILLIVAYIGILNIGKVSDGAGELGQRYLPEISYLLEADRDMYQAQVAERSMSFTDVFSDEFKVLVVQHKENIQQASDRVEKYAALETDPKALATVATFRENFARWKATTEEVRRQREEEGLRGRSAAMDLSFGPGAVEFDAARDQLDQLTEFIQAKTTEKVADIDQLVQSSQQIQIVSTLVGLLLCIVIGIVFPLLITGPLSQLLQRVEDISHGDGDLTQRVPVGGKDELGRLAAAYNVFLEKLQGIIGQVSGSTTQVATAAEELSSITADTQQTIDQQHRVTQEVAAAVSEMAATVQEVARNAVDAATAARDADDNALEGQKVVGQAITSIQQLADDVNSASQVIQTVEADSNTIGSILDVIRGIAEQTNLLALNAAIEAARAGEQGRGFAVVADEVRTLASRTQQSTEEIQQMIEKLQQGAAEAVRVMEVGRTKASESVERATSAGEALNAITTAVTSISDMNTQIASAAEQQSAVTEEISNNVVQINDFSDRSSESALHVSGASAELAKLAGELQSQVGQFKV; this is translated from the coding sequence ATGAGTGGCATTAATGATTTTTCCTTTAGAGTAAAGATGGCCGTCCCTATTGCCATTCTCGCGATTATTCTGCTCATAGTTGCCTATATCGGTATTTTAAACATTGGTAAAGTGAGCGATGGTGCCGGAGAATTGGGGCAGCGGTACTTACCCGAGATCAGTTACTTGCTGGAAGCTGACCGGGATATGTATCAGGCTCAGGTGGCCGAACGCAGCATGAGTTTTACCGATGTCTTTTCCGATGAATTCAAGGTACTGGTCGTTCAACACAAAGAGAATATTCAACAAGCCAGTGATCGTGTCGAAAAATATGCTGCTTTGGAAACGGATCCCAAAGCATTGGCAACAGTTGCTACCTTCAGGGAGAACTTCGCTCGCTGGAAAGCGACCACCGAAGAGGTGCGACGTCAGCGGGAAGAGGAAGGGCTGCGTGGGCGCAGCGCAGCGATGGACCTGAGCTTTGGACCAGGAGCCGTAGAATTTGATGCCGCAAGGGACCAGCTTGATCAGCTTACCGAATTTATTCAGGCAAAAACTACAGAAAAAGTAGCGGACATTGATCAGTTAGTGCAGTCAAGTCAGCAGATTCAAATTGTTTCAACTCTAGTGGGCTTGTTGCTTTGTATCGTCATCGGTATCGTATTTCCGCTTTTAATCACGGGACCACTGTCCCAGTTGTTACAAAGAGTAGAAGATATATCACATGGTGATGGTGACCTGACACAAAGAGTGCCTGTCGGAGGCAAAGATGAGTTGGGGCGTTTGGCCGCGGCTTATAACGTATTTCTGGAAAAGCTGCAGGGCATTATTGGACAGGTATCGGGTTCCACAACGCAGGTAGCGACGGCCGCTGAAGAGCTTTCCAGTATTACGGCCGATACGCAACAAACCATCGACCAGCAGCATCGGGTGACCCAGGAAGTAGCGGCCGCGGTTAGTGAAATGGCGGCTACCGTGCAGGAAGTCGCTCGAAATGCCGTTGATGCTGCGACCGCCGCGCGGGATGCGGATGATAACGCCCTCGAAGGGCAGAAGGTGGTTGGCCAGGCGATTACGTCGATTCAACAGCTAGCCGATGACGTCAACAGTGCCTCTCAGGTGATTCAGACGGTGGAAGCTGACAGCAATACTATAGGCAGTATCCTGGATGTGATTCGCGGAATTGCCGAACAAACCAACCTGCTGGCGTTGAACGCCGCAATTGAGGCTGCTCGGGCGGGTGAGCAAGGCCGAGGCTTTGCCGTTGTAGCGGATGAAGTTCGTACTCTGGCGAGCCGAACCCAGCAGTCGACGGAAGAGATCCAGCAGATGATTGAAAAGCTGCAGCAGGGTGCCGCTGAAGCAGTACGAGTGATGGAAGTTGGCCGAACGAAAGCGTCCGAAAGTGTTGAGCGAGCCACCAGTGCCGGAGAGGCCTTGAATGCTATAACCACCGCTGTCACCTCGATCAGTGATATGAACACCCAAATTGCCAGTGCCGCGGAGCAACAGAGTGCGGTTACCGAAGAGATCAGCAATAACGTCGTTCAGATTAATGATTTCTCTGATCGCAGTAGCGAAAGTGCTCTTCATGTCAGTGGTGCAAGTGCTGAACTGGCCAAACTGGCAGGCGAGCTACAGAGCCAGGTCGGCCAATTTAAGGTGTAA
- a CDS encoding DUF2867 domain-containing protein, which yields MSDGPSATGKNADNSTALGCTVLVLGSTGYVGSHLVPALLDKGLRVRAVSRDIEALHARFDDRIECMWADLLDPDSLPPVLENIQVVFYLVHSMASGDDFAARDIRAARILAEASGQAGVKRIVYLGAACPLDTRSEHLVSRRETGEALSQGPVPVVELRAPVVIGAGSVPFEAIRDMVNHLPGTVLPLAVKHRSAPLALSNLLHYLVELARSESAPQGVYLLAGPELISYQQQIRRYAQVVGKRFVMLRMPGLSLAMVRYAMPLFSSVPAAVIRALLGGLSEDMPDDNQAIKALIPQPLLSYEEAVRQALENEQQDAGCLHWYQGNTRFREGWPNSAYYGDRLVIARETALPASSLWQVLSRIGGQQRFFSMNWVWAIREWLDFIVGGPGRNLGRDTPDRFVVGERVDSWRILDVVEAQRVLLGFRMKGPGSGTLEFRLDPLAGGGTRLTMLAYWHPAGLWGQLYWYIMMRPHTLLFRRMLRAIERQAHDL from the coding sequence ATGAGCGATGGCCCGAGCGCCACAGGGAAGAACGCTGACAACAGTACTGCTCTTGGTTGTACTGTACTGGTGCTGGGTTCAACGGGATACGTTGGTTCTCACCTTGTGCCAGCGCTGCTGGACAAGGGGCTCAGGGTGAGGGCCGTCTCGCGAGATATTGAAGCCTTGCACGCGCGTTTTGATGATCGAATTGAGTGCATGTGGGCCGACCTATTGGATCCGGATTCACTGCCCCCTGTTTTGGAAAATATTCAGGTGGTTTTTTATCTGGTTCACTCGATGGCGTCCGGGGATGACTTTGCCGCACGGGATATTCGTGCGGCCCGTATTTTGGCTGAAGCGTCTGGACAGGCCGGAGTAAAACGGATTGTCTACCTCGGCGCCGCCTGCCCACTTGATACTCGATCCGAGCATCTGGTGTCCCGCCGTGAAACCGGCGAAGCCCTGAGTCAGGGCCCGGTTCCTGTGGTGGAATTGCGAGCTCCGGTCGTGATTGGCGCCGGCTCGGTGCCCTTCGAGGCGATTCGAGATATGGTGAATCACCTTCCGGGTACCGTTTTGCCGCTGGCAGTCAAACATCGCAGCGCGCCATTGGCTCTTAGCAACCTGTTGCACTATCTGGTCGAGTTGGCCAGGTCGGAATCGGCCCCCCAAGGGGTGTATCTGTTGGCGGGACCAGAACTGATCAGTTATCAGCAACAGATTCGGCGTTACGCCCAGGTGGTTGGAAAACGCTTTGTTATGTTGCGCATGCCGGGCCTGTCACTGGCCATGGTTCGTTACGCCATGCCTTTATTCAGCTCTGTACCCGCTGCGGTAATTCGCGCCTTATTGGGCGGCCTGTCCGAAGATATGCCCGATGACAACCAGGCCATTAAAGCGCTGATCCCACAACCCCTTCTATCCTACGAAGAGGCAGTGCGGCAGGCTCTGGAAAACGAACAGCAGGATGCCGGTTGCCTTCATTGGTATCAGGGAAATACTCGTTTTCGTGAAGGGTGGCCTAACTCGGCCTACTACGGTGATCGTTTGGTAATCGCTCGGGAAACAGCCTTGCCGGCTTCCTCGCTGTGGCAAGTACTGAGTCGTATCGGAGGGCAGCAGCGTTTCTTCAGTATGAACTGGGTCTGGGCCATTCGGGAGTGGCTGGATTTTATCGTTGGAGGTCCAGGCCGAAACCTGGGCCGGGACACGCCGGATCGCTTTGTGGTAGGGGAACGGGTCGATTCCTGGCGAATCCTGGATGTTGTCGAAGCACAACGTGTGCTGTTGGGGTTTCGTATGAAGGGCCCGGGTTCCGGTACTCTGGAATTCCGTCTCGATCCACTGGCCGGAGGTGGCACCCGATTGACCATGCTGGCCTATTGGCACCCTGCCGGGCTGTGGGGGCAACTCTATTGGTACATTATGATGCGGCCCCATACCCTCTTGTTTCGGCGTATGTTAAGGGCCATCGAAAGGCAGGCCCATGATCTATAG
- a CDS encoding winged helix-turn-helix domain-containing tetratricopeptide repeat protein — protein MVFYTAIYRDHRPMVYQFSNIQIDSLRFELRRDGDVIPVEPRVLDLLLCFMANPKTLLSHEQLIELVWKGRCVSDASIASAVKHARKVLGDSGRAQTFIKTVHGRGFIFQPPSEDKLVSGNRVKPARQEIGTEPYVPKILIAPFSHGNGQSALGSVIEGVQGDLEAMLTRVPLLKIQPSASLIESMTRLSSMELCHQRGVHYLLEGNARRVADGVRLNVSLIDAPSDSLLWAQPFETGLDDNGNPQADIAVMILAKLEPQLVKAMLVQSHADTENPTPAALYIKASGILALKGWHRQTFEEASSLLKQCLAQDPDFALAESYLALVLSLGHRFGLFPNPESIKREALHAAESAMRKDSTDSVLLGYAGCALADLGFLDRAKPILHKAIDISSANAQAWAALGSVYLMQSQLDEAVRYLRKSIEISPLDSRLSVWGAVLAFALLMNDEYDEAQKQAEWACRHDDRIYFPWVVLSVIATAQGNAARAHNALAEAYRIKPDLSRHEINCLVGKKMGAQLWLQAEALLP, from the coding sequence ATGGTTTTCTACACCGCTATTTATCGAGACCATAGACCAATGGTGTATCAGTTCTCCAATATACAGATTGACAGTCTGCGCTTTGAACTACGTCGTGATGGGGACGTTATTCCGGTGGAACCGCGGGTGCTGGATCTGTTGCTCTGTTTTATGGCCAACCCCAAGACGCTGTTAAGTCATGAGCAATTGATTGAATTGGTGTGGAAGGGACGTTGCGTCTCGGATGCTTCAATCGCATCGGCAGTCAAGCATGCGCGCAAGGTCCTGGGCGATAGCGGGCGTGCGCAAACTTTCATTAAAACCGTGCATGGAAGAGGGTTTATTTTTCAACCGCCGAGTGAAGATAAGCTGGTTTCCGGTAACCGGGTAAAGCCGGCGCGTCAGGAGATCGGAACTGAACCCTATGTACCGAAAATATTGATTGCACCGTTCAGTCACGGTAATGGTCAGAGCGCTTTGGGCAGCGTGATCGAGGGTGTTCAGGGAGACCTGGAAGCCATGCTGACTCGAGTGCCTCTGCTGAAAATACAGCCCTCAGCTTCGCTGATCGAATCCATGACCCGGTTATCGAGCATGGAATTATGCCATCAGCGCGGGGTGCATTATTTGTTAGAAGGAAATGCGCGTCGGGTAGCGGATGGTGTGCGATTGAATGTGTCACTGATCGATGCGCCAAGTGATAGCCTGTTATGGGCGCAGCCCTTTGAAACAGGGCTGGATGATAATGGTAATCCGCAAGCCGATATAGCCGTTATGATTCTAGCCAAGCTCGAACCACAATTGGTCAAGGCAATGCTTGTGCAGAGCCATGCCGATACCGAGAATCCGACCCCGGCAGCACTCTATATCAAGGCCAGTGGTATTCTTGCGTTGAAAGGTTGGCACCGGCAAACCTTCGAAGAGGCGTCGAGCCTTCTGAAACAGTGCCTTGCGCAGGATCCTGATTTTGCCTTGGCCGAAAGTTACCTGGCGCTAGTTTTATCGTTGGGGCATCGATTTGGCTTGTTTCCGAATCCAGAGAGTATCAAACGGGAAGCCTTGCACGCGGCAGAAAGCGCTATGCGTAAGGACAGTACCGATTCTGTCTTGCTGGGGTATGCCGGCTGCGCCCTGGCCGATCTGGGCTTCCTCGATCGGGCCAAACCTATCTTGCATAAGGCTATCGATATCTCTTCAGCCAATGCCCAGGCCTGGGCTGCCCTCGGGTCGGTGTACCTCATGCAGTCTCAACTAGACGAAGCCGTACGCTATCTGCGCAAGAGCATTGAGATCAGTCCTCTCGATAGCCGTTTGTCAGTGTGGGGGGCTGTATTGGCCTTTGCCCTCTTGATGAATGACGAGTATGACGAGGCGCAGAAGCAAGCAGAATGGGCTTGCCGTCATGATGACAGGATCTACTTTCCCTGGGTGGTGCTGTCAGTCATTGCTACTGCTCAGGGTAATGCGGCTCGAGCGCATAATGCATTAGCCGAGGCTTATCGCATCAAGCCTGATCTCAGTCGCCATGAAATTAACTGTCTGGTTGGCAAGAAAATGGGTGCCCAGTTGTGGCTGCAGGCAGAAGCACTGTTGCCCTGA
- a CDS encoding ArsR/SmtB family transcription factor, which translates to MQSEVREEIVLRTQQLAKAFKALSNENRLTIYLEILRHREGVLKPDDACGCMLADIIQSLNIGAPTISHHMKELINADLIEVSKQGKFIHCRVNPDTQYALEQFFSRSGKIQLEKESDKADDPSPLSA; encoded by the coding sequence ATGCAATCTGAAGTACGTGAGGAGATTGTTTTGAGAACTCAACAGCTCGCCAAGGCGTTCAAGGCGCTGTCCAATGAAAATCGGTTAACCATTTACCTGGAGATTCTGCGCCACCGGGAAGGGGTATTAAAACCGGACGATGCCTGTGGCTGTATGCTGGCGGATATCATCCAGTCATTGAATATCGGCGCGCCAACGATCTCCCATCATATGAAAGAACTGATAAACGCTGATCTTATCGAGGTCAGCAAGCAGGGTAAATTTATCCACTGTCGTGTCAATCCTGACACCCAGTACGCACTGGAACAGTTTTTTTCACGCTCAGGAAAAATACAGCTCGAAAAAGAGAGCGATAAGGCCGACGACCCTTCACCTCTTTCGGCTTAG
- the yaaA gene encoding peroxide stress protein YaaA codes for MLILISPAKTLDFDTAPITEQYSTPQFLDQSQQLIKELRKLTPDAVSQLMKISDKLAALNVARYASWKQPFTPKNAKQAVLAFKGDVYTGLDAETLPEEGLEFAQRHLRILSGLYGLLKPLDLMQPYRLEMGTKFANSRGKNLYEYWGSLITEQLNQELENQEMSEVINLASNEYYKSVKPKQLNARIVTPIFKDWKNGQYKIISFYAKKARGLMARYIIDEHIDNANALKSFDYAGYEYNPDMSKGDDWVFTRKEAP; via the coding sequence GTGCTGATTCTGATCTCCCCCGCCAAGACCCTGGACTTCGATACCGCTCCGATTACCGAGCAATACAGCACCCCCCAGTTTCTGGATCAATCCCAACAGTTGATCAAGGAGCTGCGCAAACTGACTCCGGATGCTGTCAGCCAGTTGATGAAAATCAGCGATAAGCTGGCGGCGCTCAATGTCGCCCGCTACGCCAGCTGGAAACAACCCTTCACCCCTAAAAATGCCAAGCAAGCGGTACTGGCTTTCAAAGGTGATGTGTATACCGGTCTGGACGCCGAAACACTCCCCGAGGAAGGGCTGGAATTTGCCCAGCGTCACCTGCGAATTCTTTCTGGCCTGTACGGATTGCTAAAACCCCTGGATCTGATGCAGCCCTATCGCCTGGAGATGGGCACCAAATTTGCTAATTCCCGCGGTAAAAATCTCTATGAATACTGGGGTTCACTGATTACCGAACAGCTCAACCAGGAACTGGAAAACCAGGAGATGAGTGAAGTCATCAACCTGGCATCCAATGAATACTACAAATCGGTCAAACCCAAACAACTCAATGCCCGTATCGTCACCCCCATCTTCAAAGACTGGAAAAATGGTCAATACAAGATCATCAGTTTCTACGCCAAGAAGGCACGGGGTTTAATGGCCCGGTATATCATCGACGAGCATATCGACAATGCCAATGCGTTAAAGAGCTTTGATTACGCCGGCTACGAATACAATCCGGATATGAGCAAGGGAGATGACTGGGTCTTTACGAGAAAAGAGGCGCCGTAG
- a CDS encoding PhoH family protein encodes MDDAIKLDLLPSENISYILDTNVLIHDPNAIFNFEEHRVMIPMTVLEELDKLKTGKHTIAADCRQAIRQIDSIIGNASPEEIDEGVPIPRADADDHRGCMSILTSTPASNLSYLPNDLNDNKIINDICQWQAAHPNEQAVLVTKDINMRLKARGCGLQAEDYENDKLVTDVELLNKGYIEVEGSFWDLIDNVETLQFDGETHHRLERQGILTDVYPNTFILDEQGFIGRAIEVTDTQVTLLHLNADNLMHQEAWGLHPQDIYQAIAMHLLLDPDVHLVNLTGSAGSGKTILALAAAIEMTVANKSYRRIIATRSTQGLDEDIGFLPGTEAEKMEPWLGAITDNLEALHCDDENTHGSVDYILNKVPLHFKSLNYIRGRSFQHSLIIIDESQNLTPHQIKTIITRAGNGSKVICLGNLAQIDTPYLGATSSGLTYMTERFKDFSHGGNIQLQGVPRSLLAEFAESHL; translated from the coding sequence ATGGATGACGCGATTAAGCTCGACCTGCTTCCCTCCGAAAACATCAGTTATATCCTCGACACCAACGTTCTTATCCACGACCCCAACGCCATCTTCAACTTCGAAGAACACCGCGTCATGATTCCCATGACGGTTTTGGAGGAGCTGGATAAACTGAAGACCGGCAAGCACACCATCGCCGCCGATTGCCGTCAGGCGATTAGGCAAATTGACAGCATTATCGGTAATGCCTCCCCGGAAGAGATCGATGAGGGAGTGCCTATTCCCCGAGCCGATGCCGACGACCACCGCGGCTGCATGTCGATTTTGACCTCGACCCCTGCCAGCAATCTCAGCTACCTGCCCAATGACCTCAACGACAATAAAATCATTAATGATATCTGCCAATGGCAGGCCGCCCACCCCAATGAGCAAGCGGTACTGGTCACCAAGGATATCAATATGCGGCTCAAGGCCCGAGGATGCGGCCTGCAAGCTGAGGATTACGAAAACGACAAACTGGTCACCGACGTCGAACTGCTCAACAAGGGCTACATCGAAGTAGAAGGCAGCTTTTGGGATCTGATCGATAACGTCGAAACCCTGCAATTTGATGGCGAAACCCACCACCGGCTGGAACGCCAGGGCATTCTCACCGATGTCTATCCCAACACGTTCATACTGGATGAACAGGGCTTTATTGGCCGCGCGATCGAAGTAACCGATACTCAGGTTACCTTGCTGCACCTGAATGCCGACAATCTGATGCACCAGGAAGCCTGGGGTTTGCATCCACAGGATATTTACCAGGCCATCGCCATGCATCTTTTGCTGGACCCGGATGTGCACCTGGTTAATCTGACCGGTTCGGCCGGTTCGGGTAAAACCATTCTGGCGCTCGCTGCTGCCATCGAGATGACCGTCGCCAACAAGTCTTATCGCCGTATTATTGCCACCCGCAGTACTCAGGGACTGGACGAAGATATCGGTTTTCTTCCGGGTACCGAAGCGGAAAAAATGGAGCCCTGGCTGGGGGCCATCACCGACAACCTGGAAGCCCTGCACTGCGATGACGAAAACACCCACGGCAGTGTGGATTACATCCTTAATAAGGTGCCGCTGCACTTCAAGTCCCTGAACTATATTCGAGGTCGAAGCTTTCAGCACAGCCTGATCATCATCGATGAATCACAGAACCTGACCCCCCACCAGATCAAAACCATCATTACCCGAGCCGGTAACGGCAGTAAGGTGATCTGCCTGGGTAACCTGGCCCAGATCGATACTCCCTACCTGGGGGCAACCAGTTCCGGGCTGACCTATATGACCGAACGCTTCAAGGATTTCAGCCACGGTGGCAATATCCAGCTGCAAGGTGTACCCCGTTCCTTGTTGGCAGAGTTTGCCGAGTCACACCTGTAA